The Corallococcus soli genome has a window encoding:
- a CDS encoding response regulator: protein MRHLLLVEDSERLATVLEDALRPHAEHITHVTTLAAARQVLKERPPDAVLLDVSLPDGTSDTLLEDLQAVEPLPHVIAISGNATAEQAFRLASGGVRAFLPKPLDLALLEEVWTRTLSRPPDLVHALRASAGQVPLHQLEGVVRDTLVDEALAKSEGSVRGAAKLLRISRQLLQHILNARK, encoded by the coding sequence GTGCGACATCTCTTGCTGGTGGAGGATTCGGAGCGGCTGGCCACGGTGCTGGAGGACGCGCTGCGCCCCCACGCCGAGCACATCACCCATGTGACGACGCTCGCCGCGGCCCGACAGGTGCTGAAGGAGCGGCCTCCGGACGCCGTGCTGCTGGACGTCAGCCTTCCGGACGGCACCAGCGACACGCTGCTGGAGGACCTCCAGGCGGTGGAGCCCTTGCCGCACGTCATCGCCATCAGCGGCAACGCCACCGCCGAACAGGCCTTCCGGCTGGCGTCGGGAGGGGTGCGGGCCTTCCTCCCCAAGCCCCTGGACCTGGCCCTGCTGGAGGAGGTGTGGACGCGGACGCTGTCGCGGCCTCCGGACCTGGTGCACGCGCTCAGGGCGAGCGCCGGACAGGTGCCGCTGCACCAACTGGAGGGCGTCGTCCGCGACACGCTGGTGGACGAGGCCCTGGCGAAGTCCGAGGGCAGCGTGCGCGGCGCGGCGAAGCTGCTGCGCATCTCGCGGCAGTTGCTCCAGCACATCCTCAACGCCCGGAAGTGA
- a CDS encoding ATP-binding protein: protein MSEQPPPATPEQIAHRVLSDASNDGEALVSAVRMVFCGLVLTRFLLLGGIHAEGGVPAALVQLPVLCFSIALSAVAMRAARRRLFGPGLLVASAVLDAVLAHASLLSTLVWHGPHYTGLLRMPDPAAAIAVVFITALRLSPRAAWAGTAANLLLMGGLVALDLHLNARFATYGVSEVALLFIFIGSVGAVASMACDVARRMVLKAGCESARVERTRRHLDLLLREHHDVRTLLSSARLRADLLVRDPGNAACSRYAQGLVQDLRELGDFVSSVKSRTLGELAMIDEAELVDVGATLRHAADVVRSRFSHVHIVVGTEAPDLPRGQAPRARIVGGERGLSHVVTNLLVNACEGDGQRGARTVRVSVEPDGNPLLIRLRVSDDGPGFRAGVLEGARPWGGTTKRDGSGLGMLLVGGLVEASGGSLFASSPPGGGARVDVLLPSGG from the coding sequence ATGTCTGAACAGCCTCCGCCGGCCACGCCGGAACAGATTGCCCACCGGGTGCTGTCCGACGCCTCCAATGACGGAGAGGCGTTGGTGAGCGCGGTGCGCATGGTGTTCTGCGGGCTGGTGCTGACGCGCTTCCTGCTGCTGGGCGGCATCCACGCGGAGGGCGGCGTGCCGGCCGCGCTGGTGCAACTGCCCGTGCTGTGCTTCAGCATCGCGCTGTCCGCGGTCGCGATGCGGGCGGCCCGGCGGCGCCTGTTCGGCCCCGGGTTGCTGGTCGCCTCCGCGGTGCTGGACGCGGTGCTCGCCCATGCCTCGCTGCTGTCCACGCTGGTGTGGCACGGCCCCCACTACACGGGGCTGTTGCGCATGCCGGACCCCGCCGCCGCCATCGCGGTCGTGTTCATCACCGCGCTGCGACTGTCCCCCCGGGCCGCCTGGGCGGGCACCGCCGCCAACCTCCTGTTGATGGGGGGACTCGTCGCGTTGGATCTCCACCTCAACGCCCGCTTCGCCACCTACGGCGTGTCGGAGGTGGCGCTGCTCTTCATCTTCATCGGCAGCGTGGGAGCGGTGGCCTCCATGGCCTGCGATGTCGCCCGGCGGATGGTGCTCAAGGCGGGGTGCGAGAGCGCCCGCGTCGAAAGGACCCGCCGGCACCTGGACCTGCTGCTGCGGGAGCACCATGACGTGAGGACGTTGCTGTCCTCGGCGCGCCTTCGCGCGGACCTGCTCGTGCGGGACCCCGGCAACGCCGCGTGCTCGCGCTACGCCCAGGGGCTCGTGCAGGACCTGCGCGAGCTGGGAGACTTCGTGTCCAGCGTGAAGTCCCGCACGCTGGGCGAGCTGGCGATGATCGACGAAGCAGAGCTGGTGGACGTTGGCGCCACGCTGCGCCACGCGGCGGACGTGGTCCGGTCGCGCTTCTCCCACGTCCACATCGTCGTCGGGACGGAGGCGCCCGACCTGCCGCGCGGCCAGGCGCCGCGCGCCCGCATCGTCGGAGGGGAGCGGGGCCTGTCCCACGTGGTGACCAACCTGCTCGTGAACGCCTGTGAAGGCGACGGCCAGCGCGGAGCCCGCACGGTCCGGGTGAGCGTGGAGCCGGATGGCAACCCCCTGCTGATCCGGCTGCGCGTGAGCGATGACGGTCCCGGCTTCCGCGCGGGCGTGTTGGAGGGCGCGCGCCCCTGGGGTGGCACGACGAAGCGCGACGGTTCGGGGCTGGGCATGCTCCTGGTGGGGGGCCTGGTCGAGGCGAGCGGCGGCTCCCTGTTCGCCTCCAGCCCTCCGGGAGGCGGCGCACGGGTCGACGTGCTGTTGCCGTCTGGCGGCTGA
- a CDS encoding lipoprotein N-acyltransferase Lnb domain-containing protein — protein sequence MVRHLPLLLIIGVLWSTSARAAPPPGFGEHPEALRVKLVTFGPGQDAHQLFGHSALWIEDTRLGTDVLYSYGMTTQEGQGSPLHFLVRHQPFWSARLPVAHTFAGYQRQDRSIHVQELRLPVEARRRLLARLERDVRPEHRLYAYHPTDNNCATRVRDALDEALAGALRSASTLPARFTWREHLRQHVRHHPALGLLLLTWVNAVMDMPRTRWEEAYVPRELARMLDTTSVPDGRGGHVGLVSHRVDVHVSRAHPLSEGADSAALPRLFLLGAAVALGAVLLSVLRERGASVGARVAFGLYQALFGLTSGAVGLLGLLLTCVSEHAALRGNANLLLFNPLALALVPLGVGVAFGNRRAERWTRVCVGGLTGCALLAVALELLPAFAQDLREPLALMLVAHLGFGVAWGRPWHRGARAAPRLEARPQRG from the coding sequence ATGGTCCGACACCTCCCGCTCCTGCTGATCATCGGAGTGCTCTGGAGCACCTCTGCCCGGGCCGCGCCGCCGCCAGGCTTTGGCGAACATCCCGAAGCGCTGCGCGTGAAGCTGGTGACGTTCGGTCCAGGGCAGGACGCCCACCAGCTCTTCGGGCACAGCGCGCTGTGGATCGAGGACACGCGCCTGGGCACCGACGTCCTCTACAGCTACGGGATGACGACGCAGGAGGGACAGGGCAGTCCGCTCCATTTCCTCGTGCGGCATCAGCCGTTCTGGTCCGCGCGCCTCCCGGTGGCGCACACGTTCGCCGGCTACCAGCGCCAGGACCGCTCCATCCATGTGCAGGAATTGCGGCTCCCCGTGGAAGCGCGGCGGCGGCTGCTGGCACGGCTGGAGCGGGACGTGCGCCCCGAGCACCGCCTCTACGCGTACCATCCCACCGACAACAACTGCGCGACGCGCGTGCGGGACGCCCTGGACGAGGCACTGGCAGGGGCACTCCGGAGTGCCTCCACCCTCCCCGCGCGCTTCACCTGGCGCGAACACCTGCGGCAGCACGTGCGGCACCACCCGGCCCTGGGCCTGCTGCTGTTGACGTGGGTGAACGCCGTCATGGACATGCCCAGGACGCGCTGGGAGGAGGCCTACGTGCCCCGGGAGCTGGCGCGGATGCTGGACACCACCTCCGTGCCGGATGGACGGGGTGGCCACGTGGGCCTCGTGAGCCACCGCGTGGACGTCCACGTTTCGCGCGCGCACCCGTTGTCCGAAGGGGCTGACTCCGCCGCCCTCCCTCGCCTCTTCCTCCTGGGAGCGGCCGTCGCTCTCGGAGCCGTCCTGCTCTCCGTCCTCCGTGAGCGCGGCGCTTCAGTTGGAGCCCGCGTCGCGTTCGGCCTGTACCAGGCCCTGTTCGGGCTGACGTCCGGCGCGGTGGGACTCCTGGGACTGCTGCTGACGTGCGTCTCCGAGCACGCCGCCCTGCGTGGAAACGCGAACCTGCTGCTGTTCAACCCGCTCGCGCTCGCGCTCGTCCCGTTGGGGGTTGGGGTGGCCTTCGGGAACCGGCGCGCGGAGCGGTGGACGCGCGTCTGCGTGGGAGGGCTCACGGGCTGCGCCCTGCTCGCGGTGGCACTGGAGCTGCTGCCCGCCTTCGCGCAGGACCTCCGGGAGCCGCTGGCGTTGATGCTCGTCGCTCACCTGGGCTTCGGGGTGGCCTGGGGACGCCCGTGGCACCGGGGCGCCAGGGCGGCTCCTCGGCTGGAGGCGCGGCCCCAGCGAGGCTGA
- a CDS encoding SRPBCC family protein, whose translation MAIKLAVAAFVLLVALGAFIATRPDRFSVERNAQVHASPDVVFAMINDLRQFDAWSPYRFELAPGLSKSFEGPATGQGASYTWEGGGKAGSGRMTIVESRPGERVVLKLEFFKPFAATNQTVFTLMPVEGGTRVSWRMEGENTLMGKAFSLVMNMDTMLGKDFEKGLANLDAAARGGTQAASQSAQAGAATPASAL comes from the coding sequence ATGGCCATCAAGCTCGCCGTCGCTGCATTCGTCCTCCTCGTCGCGCTGGGGGCCTTCATCGCCACCCGCCCGGACCGCTTCAGCGTCGAGCGCAACGCCCAGGTCCACGCCTCCCCGGACGTCGTCTTCGCGATGATCAACGACCTGCGCCAGTTCGACGCCTGGTCGCCGTACCGCTTCGAACTGGCGCCGGGCCTGAGCAAGTCCTTCGAGGGGCCCGCCACGGGGCAGGGCGCCAGCTACACCTGGGAGGGCGGCGGCAAGGCCGGCTCGGGGCGCATGACCATCGTGGAGAGCCGGCCCGGGGAGCGCGTCGTCCTCAAGCTGGAGTTCTTCAAGCCGTTCGCCGCGACGAACCAGACCGTCTTCACGCTCATGCCCGTGGAGGGCGGCACCCGGGTGAGCTGGCGCATGGAGGGGGAGAACACCCTGATGGGCAAGGCGTTCTCGCTCGTCATGAACATGGACACGATGCTGGGCAAGGACTTCGAGAAGGGGCTCGCGAACCTGGATGCCGCCGCGCGCGGCGGGACGCAGGCTGCTTCCCAGAGCGCCCAGGCCGGCGCGGCGACGCCCGCCTCCGCGCTCTAG
- a CDS encoding serine hydrolase domain-containing protein, giving the protein MTLTERPDQDVPSRKPQGGLSPERLADVTAALRGPVDQGKLPGLVALVARDGHVHVDTLGVQDLQSGVPMRRDTLFRTASMAKPITAVATLMLVEDGVLQLDGPVDRWLPELANRRVLRALDGPLDDTVPARRSITVRDLLTLRLGIGAVMAPPDTYPIQRAMQEAGVAPGFEPIPHPPDEFMRRLGALPLIHPPGERWMYHTGFEVLGVLLARASGMSLEALLSERLFKPLGMHDTAFSVPEAKLDRLSTAYQRDADTGAMTVVDAPSTGRFSRPPTFPAGGGQGGGLVTTADDFLTFCRMLLNAGRHGATRILSPGSIQELLTDQIPPEQKDASPFFPGFWDTSGWGFGGAVTTRPDGISPTAGRFGWAGGFGTTFFIDPQQGLAAILLTQQLMGGPDDEAFAVAFSKAAYAALG; this is encoded by the coding sequence ATGACACTGACGGAACGACCGGACCAGGACGTGCCTTCGCGGAAGCCCCAGGGGGGGCTGTCCCCTGAGCGACTCGCGGACGTGACCGCCGCCCTCCGGGGCCCCGTGGACCAGGGCAAGCTGCCCGGCCTCGTCGCCCTGGTGGCGCGCGACGGGCACGTCCACGTCGACACGCTGGGCGTGCAGGACCTCCAGTCCGGCGTGCCCATGCGCCGCGACACCCTCTTCCGCACCGCGTCCATGGCGAAGCCCATCACGGCCGTGGCCACGCTGATGCTGGTGGAGGACGGGGTGCTGCAGCTCGACGGTCCCGTGGACCGGTGGCTTCCGGAGCTGGCGAACCGCCGCGTCCTGCGCGCGCTCGACGGCCCGCTCGACGACACCGTTCCGGCGCGCCGGTCCATCACGGTGCGCGACCTGCTGACCCTGCGGCTGGGGATTGGCGCGGTGATGGCGCCACCGGACACGTACCCCATCCAGCGCGCGATGCAGGAGGCCGGGGTGGCGCCCGGCTTCGAGCCGATTCCCCACCCTCCCGACGAGTTCATGCGACGGCTGGGAGCGCTGCCGCTCATCCATCCACCGGGAGAACGGTGGATGTATCACACCGGCTTCGAGGTCCTGGGCGTGCTGCTCGCGCGCGCCTCCGGGATGTCGCTCGAGGCGCTCCTGAGCGAACGCCTCTTCAAGCCCCTGGGCATGCACGACACCGCGTTCAGCGTCCCGGAGGCGAAGCTGGACCGGCTGTCTACGGCGTATCAGCGCGACGCCGACACCGGGGCGATGACGGTCGTGGATGCGCCCTCAACGGGGCGGTTTTCACGTCCTCCCACCTTCCCTGCTGGCGGAGGACAGGGAGGTGGGCTGGTGACGACCGCCGACGACTTCCTCACCTTCTGCCGGATGCTGTTGAACGCGGGCCGCCACGGCGCGACGCGCATCCTGTCGCCTGGGAGCATCCAGGAGCTGCTGACGGATCAGATTCCCCCCGAGCAGAAGGATGCCTCGCCCTTCTTCCCGGGCTTCTGGGACACATCCGGCTGGGGCTTCGGGGGCGCCGTCACGACACGGCCGGATGGCATCTCCCCCACGGCCGGTCGCTTTGGTTGGGCGGGCGGCTTCGGCACCACCTTCTTCATCGACCCCCAACAGGGCCTTGCGGCCATCCTGCTGACCCAGCAGCTCATGGGCGGCCCCGACGACGAAGCCTTCGCCGTGGCCTTCTCGAAGGCGGCGTACGCGGCGCTTGGCTAG
- a CDS encoding 2OG-Fe(II) oxygenase, protein MHDAIRHEFVSGGRVPHVCLQRVLLPERAEAMHQALRDAHFQRHHHGPYPLHIAPLAQQAPGVLTDFCAWLASEDGADFHAALVGWPQKLETRQVQVSRMDVGEQFPEHRDTDEEGLAVVYNFTRPWEQGFGGVLTFPHPDGDRDLMRVPPIFNSVFIFRAVDAPHRVTEWLPAAQGHQRYSITAFMLAKQ, encoded by the coding sequence TTGCACGACGCCATCCGCCACGAGTTCGTCTCCGGTGGACGGGTGCCGCACGTCTGCCTCCAGCGCGTGCTCCTGCCCGAGCGCGCCGAGGCCATGCACCAGGCGCTCCGCGACGCCCACTTCCAGCGCCACCACCACGGGCCCTATCCGCTGCACATCGCGCCCCTGGCGCAGCAGGCGCCCGGCGTCCTGACGGACTTCTGCGCTTGGCTCGCGAGCGAGGACGGCGCGGACTTCCACGCGGCGCTCGTGGGCTGGCCGCAGAAGCTGGAGACCCGGCAGGTCCAGGTGTCGCGCATGGACGTGGGCGAACAGTTCCCGGAGCACCGGGACACGGACGAGGAAGGGCTCGCGGTCGTCTACAACTTCACCCGGCCCTGGGAGCAGGGCTTCGGCGGGGTCCTCACGTTCCCGCACCCGGACGGCGACCGGGACCTGATGCGCGTCCCGCCCATCTTCAACTCGGTGTTCATCTTCCGCGCGGTGGACGCACCCCACCGCGTGACGGAGTGGCTGCCCGCGGCGCAGGGCCACCAGCGCTACTCCATCACCGCCTTCATGCTCGCGAAGCAGTGA
- a CDS encoding ATP-grasp domain-containing protein, giving the protein MASKKKVVLIGSRTDDATRFVAEAVERRRARAIVVETDRVPDSATLSWEDGDVLWDGECLSDLRSFYVKTLRLSLPVPEAEALSARNFPRWQEQYLAERERQSLLHSVLRSLNKRGCSFINPMEAVELHYLKLHQLALLRRHKIPVPASLGTASADAVREFVARHKAVIYKPLGGGALVQKIGEADLTEERMALLANCPVLFQQQIHGDEFRAYVLDGEPVAAFRIPTEGVVDARQNLDKVKPARLPKEAWELCIRGAKALGMVFTAVDLRRTPEGDFVALEFNPTPAISFFDDPRDGKVITRLASHLVAKA; this is encoded by the coding sequence ATGGCGTCCAAGAAGAAGGTCGTGCTCATTGGCTCGCGGACGGATGACGCCACCCGCTTCGTCGCTGAAGCGGTGGAGCGTCGGCGCGCGCGAGCCATCGTCGTGGAGACCGACCGGGTGCCCGACTCCGCCACGCTGAGCTGGGAGGACGGCGACGTGCTCTGGGACGGTGAATGTCTCAGCGACCTGCGCTCGTTCTACGTCAAGACCCTCCGGCTCTCGCTGCCGGTCCCCGAGGCCGAAGCCCTGTCCGCGCGGAACTTCCCGCGCTGGCAGGAGCAGTACCTCGCGGAGCGGGAGCGGCAGTCGCTGTTGCACTCCGTCCTGCGCTCGCTCAACAAGCGCGGGTGCTCGTTCATCAACCCGATGGAGGCGGTGGAGCTGCACTACCTGAAGCTCCACCAGCTGGCCCTGCTGCGGCGGCACAAGATTCCCGTGCCCGCCAGCCTGGGCACCGCCTCCGCGGACGCGGTGCGGGAGTTCGTCGCCCGCCACAAGGCCGTCATCTACAAGCCGCTGGGCGGCGGCGCGCTCGTGCAGAAGATTGGCGAAGCGGACCTCACCGAGGAGCGGATGGCGCTGCTCGCCAACTGCCCGGTCCTCTTCCAGCAGCAGATCCACGGCGACGAGTTCCGCGCCTACGTGCTCGACGGCGAGCCCGTGGCCGCCTTCCGCATCCCCACCGAGGGCGTGGTCGACGCGCGGCAGAACCTGGACAAGGTGAAGCCTGCCCGCCTGCCCAAGGAGGCCTGGGAGCTGTGCATCCGCGGCGCGAAGGCGCTGGGCATGGTCTTCACGGCGGTGGACCTGCGCCGTACCCCCGAGGGCGACTTCGTGGCCCTTGAATTCAACCCCACTCCCGCCATCTCCTTCTTCGATGATCCGCGCGACGGAAAAGTCATCACCCGACTCGCCAGCCACCTGGTCGCCAAGGCCTGA
- a CDS encoding DUF3175 domain-containing protein, whose translation MAAVTRKTGGHDSPRKRAPTRKTSTASHSPKQRRWSQSVTEHSDAMTLEDRIFTRSPKEIARSVKRSAERSTRRKASPFQSAMSMLTFYGNRAGRNLPASRKRALQEAKEELRKLYHRPSKSP comes from the coding sequence ATGGCAGCCGTCACCAGGAAGACGGGGGGCCATGACAGCCCTCGAAAGCGCGCGCCCACCCGGAAGACGTCCACCGCGTCCCATTCACCGAAGCAGCGACGCTGGTCCCAGTCGGTGACGGAGCACAGCGACGCGATGACGCTGGAGGATCGGATCTTCACGCGCTCCCCGAAGGAGATCGCACGCTCGGTGAAACGCTCCGCCGAACGCAGCACCCGGCGGAAGGCCTCTCCGTTCCAGTCCGCCATGTCGATGCTCACGTTCTACGGCAACCGCGCGGGACGGAACCTCCCGGCCTCCCGCAAGCGCGCGCTCCAGGAGGCCAAGGAGGAGCTGCGCAAGCTGTACCACCGGCCCTCCAAGTCCCCGTAG
- a CDS encoding WD40 repeat domain-containing protein, producing MKSLKPHWGVLALLFASCAAHEPTRAKDRDDTVARDLRARIYLAKGEAAVESRRWGVAAASFAIARASQDSLAARWGQGQASGRASTLRWTKSFEGSVLAVAFSPDGRVLASAGYDAIVRLWDVERGDLLAELKGHTAEVHAVAFAPDGRWLASAGRPGEVRVWDWRQGRQVALLQGHADVVRGLAFSPSGDRLASGGLDKAVRVWGLATGTEHLRFEHDEHVIAVAFSPDGKRLLSTSMDRSARVWDLETRKEAHRLVGHGEKVESGAFSLDGQRIMTAAADHALRFWDARSGQLVDVLRNSGDVSAAAIDPAFTLVVQAGWDGRVQLVDTRGGALVERLEAHRGFVMCVALSPDGRTFASGGMDGVLKVWSRPGAPPDTLLRGHGAWVEALAFSQEQELISGAEDGLRRWRVADWNSVVSSAEGTEATVSLALSPDRRLLAAGTLKGRVRVLEAGSGRPLLELSGVKGSVRAVAFSPDGKLLAAAGDPDLHLWSLPEGTPVGRLQGHTGKLWALAFDGTGRRLASGGADTTVRTWDVDTRQPLLRLEAGERVRAVAFTPSGDRLVTAGMRQPIRLWDAVTGQRLMAMDEGTVGVLSLALSPDGRFLASGGLDAEVKVWGLPSGELMGRVGGQQGFLSALAFSPDGAILASAASDRTVHLIGFQALAHPPPAGAGIEDLLRRHGLAWDGARFLVEPR from the coding sequence TTGAAGAGCCTGAAGCCGCATTGGGGTGTCCTGGCGTTGCTATTCGCCTCGTGCGCGGCGCACGAGCCCACCCGCGCGAAGGACCGGGACGACACGGTGGCGCGGGACCTGCGGGCCCGCATCTACCTGGCGAAGGGCGAGGCGGCGGTCGAGTCCCGGCGATGGGGCGTGGCGGCGGCCTCCTTCGCGATCGCTCGGGCCTCCCAGGACTCGCTGGCGGCCCGGTGGGGACAGGGGCAGGCGTCGGGCCGGGCCTCCACGCTGCGCTGGACGAAGTCGTTCGAAGGCTCCGTCCTCGCCGTGGCGTTCTCTCCGGATGGGCGGGTGCTGGCCTCCGCGGGCTACGACGCCATCGTCCGGCTCTGGGACGTGGAGCGCGGGGACCTGCTGGCGGAGCTCAAGGGGCACACGGCGGAGGTGCATGCCGTGGCCTTCGCGCCGGACGGGCGTTGGCTGGCGTCCGCCGGCAGGCCCGGGGAGGTTCGTGTCTGGGATTGGCGGCAGGGACGCCAGGTGGCGCTGTTGCAGGGACATGCGGACGTCGTGCGGGGGCTGGCGTTCTCTCCCTCGGGCGACCGGTTGGCCTCCGGAGGATTGGACAAGGCGGTCCGCGTCTGGGGCCTGGCCACCGGCACGGAGCACCTTCGCTTCGAACATGACGAGCACGTCATCGCGGTGGCCTTCTCCCCGGATGGGAAGCGACTGCTCTCGACGAGCATGGACCGGAGCGCGCGGGTCTGGGACCTGGAGACGCGCAAGGAAGCGCACCGCCTCGTCGGTCACGGGGAGAAGGTGGAGTCGGGGGCCTTCTCCCTGGATGGACAGCGGATCATGACCGCCGCGGCCGACCACGCGCTGCGCTTCTGGGATGCGCGGTCGGGGCAGCTCGTGGACGTCCTGCGAAACAGCGGGGATGTGTCGGCCGCCGCCATCGACCCTGCGTTCACGCTCGTCGTCCAGGCGGGGTGGGATGGGCGTGTCCAGCTCGTCGACACGCGTGGCGGAGCCCTGGTGGAGCGGCTGGAGGCGCATCGGGGATTCGTGATGTGTGTCGCGCTGTCTCCCGACGGGCGCACCTTCGCTTCCGGCGGGATGGATGGCGTCCTCAAGGTCTGGTCCCGGCCGGGTGCACCGCCGGACACGCTCCTTCGCGGACATGGGGCCTGGGTGGAGGCGCTGGCGTTCTCCCAGGAGCAGGAGTTGATCTCCGGCGCGGAGGACGGGCTGCGACGGTGGCGCGTCGCGGACTGGAACAGCGTCGTCTCAAGCGCGGAGGGGACGGAGGCCACGGTGTCGCTCGCCTTGAGCCCGGACCGGAGGCTCCTCGCGGCGGGCACCTTGAAGGGGAGGGTGCGGGTGTTGGAGGCCGGCTCGGGCCGACCGCTGCTGGAGCTGTCGGGCGTGAAGGGCTCCGTGCGCGCGGTGGCCTTCAGCCCGGATGGGAAGCTGCTCGCCGCCGCGGGAGACCCGGACCTCCACCTCTGGTCCCTGCCCGAGGGCACGCCCGTGGGGCGGCTCCAGGGGCACACCGGGAAGCTCTGGGCCCTGGCCTTCGATGGGACGGGGCGCCGGCTCGCGTCGGGCGGCGCGGACACGACCGTGCGGACCTGGGACGTGGACACGCGTCAGCCGTTGCTGCGACTCGAAGCAGGGGAGCGGGTCCGGGCGGTGGCGTTCACCCCGTCCGGTGACCGGCTGGTGACGGCCGGCATGCGGCAACCCATCCGTCTCTGGGACGCGGTGACGGGCCAGCGGTTGATGGCGATGGATGAGGGCACGGTCGGGGTCCTGTCCCTGGCCCTGTCACCTGACGGGCGGTTCCTGGCCTCGGGGGGCCTGGACGCGGAGGTGAAGGTCTGGGGCCTGCCCTCCGGGGAGCTGATGGGGCGGGTCGGAGGGCAGCAGGGCTTCCTGTCGGCACTGGCCTTCTCACCCGACGGCGCGATCCTGGCTTCCGCGGCCTCCGACCGGACCGTGCACCTCATCGGGTTCCAGGCCCTGGCCCATCCACCCCCGGCGGGGGCGGGGATTGAAGACCTCCTGCGACGCCATGGGCTCGCCTGGGATGGGGCGCGGTTCCTCGTCGAGCCCCGCTGA
- a CDS encoding Mpo1-like protein has translation MSFADKLRPWLPLHENGVSRAVHFLGAYLFTFSLLVPLSWVHLPVPGVALTAAHLLVLAVVLYAVTLEWTAGLLMALPLVPTLMAAEAVARLPTGTAVGVAVGVMVARFALVVGAHVVFEKKTHGLSLGGPLLFFIEPVYLITLVLFSMGLKRDLYARVTSASGGTAPSR, from the coding sequence ATGAGCTTCGCCGACAAGCTGCGCCCCTGGCTGCCCCTGCACGAGAACGGCGTCAGCCGCGCCGTGCACTTCCTGGGGGCCTACCTCTTCACGTTCTCCCTGCTCGTGCCCCTGTCCTGGGTGCACCTGCCGGTGCCCGGGGTGGCCCTCACCGCCGCGCACCTGCTGGTGCTCGCGGTGGTCCTCTACGCCGTGACGCTGGAGTGGACCGCGGGCCTGCTCATGGCGCTGCCGCTGGTGCCCACCCTCATGGCCGCGGAGGCGGTGGCCCGGCTGCCCACCGGCACCGCCGTGGGCGTGGCCGTGGGCGTGATGGTGGCGCGGTTCGCGCTGGTGGTGGGCGCGCACGTCGTCTTCGAGAAGAAGACCCACGGGCTGTCCCTGGGCGGCCCGCTGCTCTTCTTCATCGAACCCGTGTACCTCATCACCCTGGTGCTCTTCTCCATGGGCCTCAAGCGCGACCTGTACGCCCGGGTGACTTCGGCCAGCGGCGGGACGGCCCCCTCGCGCTGA